The Akkermansia muciniphila genome contains a region encoding:
- the lpxA gene encoding acyl-ACP--UDP-N-acetylglucosamine O-acyltransferase: protein MPEIHPTAVVHPTAEIADDVKIGPFCVVGEHVKLGPGCVLHSHVVIDGPSSFGSGNEFFPFSVIGLKSQDLKYQGEPTYLEVGDNNVFRENATINRATDIGGATRIGSNNLFLVSCHAGHDCQIGNHVIFSGFATAAGHVTVGDYAILAGCCAVHQFVSIGEHSMVGAMARVAQDVLPYTIVEGHPAVTRSVNSIGMQRRGFSEEDLRAVRMCYKKLFVNKKLTVHEALEELRNSDYAENPCLKRIIEFVETSERGFCH from the coding sequence ATGCCAGAAATACACCCAACGGCAGTAGTGCATCCTACTGCGGAAATAGCGGATGATGTTAAAATCGGTCCCTTTTGCGTTGTCGGAGAACATGTAAAGCTGGGCCCCGGCTGCGTGCTGCACAGCCATGTGGTCATTGACGGCCCTTCCTCCTTCGGCAGCGGCAACGAGTTCTTCCCGTTTTCCGTCATAGGCCTGAAAAGCCAGGATTTGAAATACCAGGGGGAACCGACCTACCTGGAAGTGGGGGACAACAACGTCTTCCGTGAAAACGCCACCATCAACCGCGCTACGGACATAGGCGGCGCCACGCGGATAGGCAGCAACAACCTGTTCCTGGTCTCCTGCCATGCCGGACACGACTGCCAGATAGGCAACCATGTGATTTTCTCCGGCTTCGCCACCGCTGCGGGCCATGTCACGGTGGGGGATTACGCCATCCTGGCGGGCTGCTGCGCCGTGCACCAGTTCGTCAGCATCGGGGAGCACTCCATGGTGGGAGCCATGGCCCGCGTGGCCCAGGACGTACTGCCGTACACCATTGTGGAAGGCCATCCGGCCGTGACGCGCTCCGTCAACTCCATCGGCATGCAGAGGCGCGGATTTTCCGAGGAAGACCTGAGGGCCGTGCGCATGTGCTACAAAAAACTCTTCGTCAACAAGAAGCTGACCGTTCATGAGGCCCTGGAGGAACTCCGGAACTCGGACTATGCGGAAAATCCCTGCCTGAAGAGAATCATTGAGTTCGTGGAAACTTCCGAACGCGGATTCTGCCATTGA